A single window of Nocardioides baekrokdamisoli DNA harbors:
- the topA gene encoding type I DNA topoisomerase — protein MTHKLVIVESPTKAKKIGEYLGKGYVVESSLGHVRDLPESSADIPASIKGQPWARMAVDIDNGFQPYYVVSRDRKSHLAELKRLLKDADELYLATDEDREGEAIAWHLLEELKPKKGIPVKRMVFHEITRNAILEAASNPRELDMDLVEAQEARRILDRLFGYELSPVLWKKIGQQAKSAGRVQSVATRLVVERERERIAFRSASYWDLEGSFDAGAAYQPRMFPAKLYSLDGVRVARGGDFNDDGTLAAKNVAHVDRARAESLVASLADAAFDVLSVESKPYKRTPPQPFRTTTLQQEAGRKLGMSSAVAMRVAQSLYENGLITYMRTDSTDLSATAIAAAQAQVTELYGAEYVATNVRKGAKAAGAQEAHEAIRPSGERFLTPKQTGLSGDQFRLYELIWMRTVASQMKDAVGQTSTIKLTATALTGEDVVFSASGTVITFHGFLKAYVEGKDDADEQSDDAESRLPAVVEGDRVSAASISAEGHETKPPARYTEASLIKALEDRGIGRPSTYASIMSTIQNRGYVTKKGSALVPAWVAFVVIRLLEENFARYVDYDFTALLETALDEIAGGRSTRVKELDEFYFGSDRHTGLKTLVDGSGEIDAKDLNTIPIGEGIDLRSGRYGPYIETVGDDGTPGGKRASVPDELAPDELTVARARELLANPAGEEIALGTHPESGLPIVAKSGRFGPYVTEVVGEDAPKGTKGRTGSLFKTMSLDTISLDQALQLLSLPRVVGTAEDGEEITAQNGRYGPYLKKGVDSRTIASEDLLLTMTLPEALAIYAQPKYGGRRAATPPLKEFGADPVSGKPVVVKDGRFGPYVTDGETNATLRKDDPMETLTAERAYELIAEKRAKGPGKKTTRRKAPAKKSAAKKTAAKKTAAKKTTAKKTAKKA, from the coding sequence GTGACCCACAAGCTCGTCATCGTCGAGTCTCCGACGAAGGCCAAGAAGATCGGCGAGTACCTCGGCAAGGGGTACGTCGTCGAGTCGTCCCTGGGACACGTACGCGATCTGCCCGAGAGTTCAGCCGACATCCCGGCGTCCATCAAGGGCCAGCCGTGGGCCCGGATGGCGGTCGACATCGACAACGGTTTCCAGCCGTACTACGTCGTGTCCCGCGACCGGAAGTCCCACCTCGCCGAACTCAAGCGCCTGCTCAAGGATGCCGACGAGCTCTACCTCGCCACCGATGAGGACCGCGAGGGAGAGGCCATCGCGTGGCACCTTCTCGAGGAGTTGAAGCCCAAGAAGGGCATCCCGGTGAAGCGGATGGTCTTCCACGAGATCACCAGGAACGCGATCCTCGAGGCGGCCTCCAACCCGCGCGAGCTCGACATGGACCTCGTCGAGGCCCAGGAGGCGCGGCGCATCCTCGACCGTCTCTTCGGGTACGAGCTCAGCCCGGTGCTGTGGAAGAAGATCGGCCAGCAGGCCAAGTCCGCCGGCCGCGTCCAGTCGGTCGCAACCCGACTCGTGGTCGAGCGTGAACGTGAGCGGATCGCGTTCCGCAGCGCCTCGTACTGGGACCTCGAGGGCTCCTTCGACGCCGGTGCGGCGTACCAGCCCAGGATGTTCCCGGCGAAGCTCTACAGCCTGGATGGCGTACGCGTTGCCCGCGGCGGCGACTTCAACGACGACGGCACGCTCGCCGCGAAGAACGTCGCCCATGTGGACCGCGCCCGCGCCGAGAGCCTGGTCGCATCACTGGCCGATGCCGCCTTCGACGTCCTGAGTGTCGAGTCGAAGCCGTACAAGCGGACGCCTCCTCAGCCGTTCCGCACGACCACGCTGCAGCAGGAGGCCGGCCGCAAGCTCGGCATGAGCTCCGCGGTCGCGATGCGCGTGGCGCAGTCGTTGTACGAGAACGGTCTCATCACCTACATGCGTACCGACTCCACCGATCTCTCCGCGACCGCGATCGCTGCGGCGCAGGCGCAGGTGACCGAGTTGTACGGCGCTGAGTACGTCGCCACCAACGTCCGGAAGGGCGCCAAGGCTGCCGGTGCCCAGGAGGCGCACGAGGCGATCCGCCCGTCCGGCGAACGCTTCCTCACACCGAAGCAGACCGGTCTGAGCGGCGACCAGTTCCGGCTCTACGAGCTCATCTGGATGCGTACGGTCGCCTCCCAGATGAAGGACGCTGTCGGTCAGACCAGCACGATCAAACTCACCGCGACCGCCCTCACCGGCGAGGACGTGGTGTTCTCCGCGTCCGGCACCGTGATCACCTTCCACGGCTTCCTCAAGGCGTACGTCGAGGGCAAGGACGACGCGGACGAGCAGTCGGATGACGCCGAGTCTCGGTTGCCTGCGGTGGTCGAGGGTGACCGGGTCAGCGCCGCCAGCATCTCGGCCGAGGGTCACGAGACCAAGCCGCCGGCGCGCTACACCGAGGCCTCCCTGATCAAGGCGCTCGAGGACCGCGGCATCGGTCGCCCGTCGACGTACGCCTCGATCATGAGCACGATCCAGAACCGCGGCTATGTCACGAAGAAGGGCTCGGCGCTCGTGCCGGCCTGGGTGGCGTTCGTGGTCATCCGATTGCTGGAGGAGAACTTCGCCCGGTACGTCGACTACGACTTCACCGCGCTCCTGGAGACCGCGCTGGACGAGATCGCCGGTGGTCGCTCGACCCGCGTGAAGGAACTCGACGAGTTCTACTTCGGGTCTGACCGGCACACCGGGCTCAAGACCCTGGTCGACGGCTCCGGAGAGATCGACGCGAAGGATCTCAACACCATCCCGATCGGCGAGGGCATCGACCTGCGCTCGGGCCGTTACGGCCCCTACATCGAGACCGTCGGGGACGACGGCACCCCGGGAGGGAAGCGCGCATCGGTCCCGGACGAACTGGCACCGGACGAGCTCACCGTGGCCCGGGCGAGGGAGTTGCTGGCCAACCCGGCCGGCGAGGAGATCGCCCTGGGTACGCACCCGGAGTCAGGGCTGCCGATCGTCGCGAAGAGTGGTCGCTTCGGACCGTACGTGACCGAGGTCGTCGGTGAGGACGCGCCGAAGGGTACGAAGGGCCGCACCGGCTCGCTGTTCAAGACCATGTCGCTCGACACGATCTCGCTGGACCAGGCGTTGCAGCTGCTCTCGCTCCCGCGCGTGGTGGGCACCGCCGAGGACGGCGAGGAGATCACCGCCCAGAACGGCCGCTACGGCCCGTACCTCAAAAAGGGCGTCGACTCCCGCACGATCGCGTCGGAGGACCTGCTCCTCACGATGACGTTGCCTGAAGCGCTGGCGATCTACGCGCAGCCGAAATATGGCGGGCGTCGTGCGGCGACGCCACCACTCAAGGAGTTCGGGGCGGACCCGGTCTCCGGCAAGCCGGTCGTGGTCAAGGATGGTCGCTTCGGCCCGTACGTCACCGACGGTGAGACGAACGCGACCCTGCGCAAGGACGACCCGATGGAGACGCTCACCGCAGAGCGGGCGTACGAGCTGATCGCGGAGAAGCGCGCGAAGGGTCCGGGCAAGAAGACGACCCGCCGGAAGGCCCCGGCGAAGAAGAGCGCTGCCAAGAAGACGGCCGCCAAGAAGACCGCGGCGAAGAAGACGACTGCCAAGAAGACAGCGAAGAAGGCCTGA